Proteins encoded within one genomic window of Synergistaceae bacterium:
- a CDS encoding response regulator transcription factor, whose amino-acid sequence MTIRILLADDHPSTRSGISTWLEDEDEFKLVGLAEDGESAWRAALELKPDLAMLDIEMPNGDGLEIASRIAKSDLDTRVLMLTAYSAQQYVMAAIRAGAMGFVLKSAPFELLRRAILDTAGGIFFLDPSLSLSAPDEGPELSERELEVLLLTARGLPSSETARLLSITRRTVAAHLTSVYSKLGVKNKTEAVLTALKQGIIMLDQIGGDER is encoded by the coding sequence GTGACCATAAGAATTCTGCTTGCCGACGACCACCCCTCCACTCGCTCCGGCATCTCCACCTGGCTCGAGGATGAGGATGAGTTCAAGCTCGTCGGCCTTGCGGAGGACGGCGAATCGGCCTGGAGGGCCGCGCTTGAGCTGAAGCCCGACCTCGCGATGCTCGACATAGAGATGCCGAACGGCGACGGCCTGGAGATAGCGTCGCGCATCGCGAAAAGCGACCTCGACACCAGGGTCCTGATGCTCACGGCCTACAGCGCGCAGCAGTACGTCATGGCGGCGATACGCGCCGGGGCCATGGGGTTCGTGCTGAAGTCGGCCCCTTTCGAGCTGCTGAGGCGTGCCATCCTGGACACAGCAGGAGGGATCTTCTTCCTCGACCCCTCTCTGTCTCTCTCCGCCCCCGATGAAGGGCCGGAACTGTCGGAGCGGGAGCTGGAGGTCCTGCTCCTGACCGCGCGCGGCCTCCCCTCGTCCGAGACCGCCCGGCTGCTGTCGATAACAAGGCGCACCGTCGCGGCTCACCTGACCTCCGTTTACTCCAAGCTGGGAGTGAAGAACAAGACGGAGGCCGTGCTGACTGCTCTCAAACAGGGCATCATAATGCTGGACCAGATAGGCGGCGACGAGAGATGA
- a CDS encoding response regulator, translating to MNKILSEGPFKAIHEANDGVQAVDMYREHRPDIVFLDIVMPGKTGIQALSEIRELDPSARVVMASSTGTTKNLKAAIDFGAVDFIQKPFEKEAVLALARRILEGEWD from the coding sequence ATGAACAAGATCTTGAGCGAGGGGCCTTTCAAGGCCATTCACGAGGCCAACGACGGAGTTCAGGCGGTAGATATGTACCGCGAGCATCGTCCGGACATTGTCTTTCTTGACATAGTCATGCCGGGAAAGACCGGCATCCAGGCCCTGTCGGAGATCAGAGAGCTCGACCCGTCGGCCAGGGTGGTCATGGCGTCGTCCACCGGAACAACCAAGAATCTGAAGGCTGCGATCGATTTCGGAGCGGTCGACTTCATCCAGAAGCCCTTCGAGAAAGAGGCTGTACTGGCCCTCGCACGCCGGATTTTGGAAGGAGAGTGGGATTAG